The following proteins are encoded in a genomic region of Thiomonas sp. X19:
- a CDS encoding ribbon-helix-helix protein, CopG family: MEQRTSRLTVLIDPQKKELFEHLCAREDQTPSQVVRRLIRDYIEFQLGRPWRPGESIDEALKR, from the coding sequence ATGGAACAACGCACCAGCCGATTGACCGTCCTGATCGACCCGCAGAAGAAGGAATTGTTCGAGCATTTGTGCGCGCGCGAAGACCAGACGCCGTCGCAAGTGGTGCGGCGCCTGATCCGCGACTACATCGAATTCCAGCTCGGCCGGCCGTGGCGGCCGGGCGAGTCCATCGATGAAGCGTTGAAGCGCTGA
- a CDS encoding DUF167 domain-containing protein, which produces MVNILGKPSAGVDAIGKPKGPQLKACVTAAPRAGRAADHMARFLAKEFGVPASAIEVVFGRMNVNRQLRIRAPQKLPPVFEQTSLPD; this is translated from the coding sequence GTGGTCAACATCCTGGGCAAGCCCAGTGCGGGCGTTGACGCCATCGGCAAGCCCAAGGGCCCGCAACTCAAGGCCTGCGTGACCGCCGCACCGCGTGCCGGACGCGCGGCCGATCACATGGCGCGCTTTCTCGCCAAGGAGTTCGGCGTGCCGGCCTCGGCCATCGAGGTGGTGTTCGGCCGCATGAACGTCAACCGGCAGTTGCGCATCCGGGCGCCGCAAAAACTGCCCCCGGTGTTTGAGCAAACCAGCCTGCCGGATTGA
- a CDS encoding DMT family transporter → MDFLVLLLGGAVLGLAGVFVHLADTSANIGPFASAFWRMAIAAPLLLAWVAWQRQPVTIVALSEAAAEPPGTVQLQHRPARNAPPALLQHWPTRWLTVFTATMFALDLLLFHVAAIWTTVGNATLESNFAPVVIALAFWAITRVAPSSVYVTGLVAALAGASLMIGPNFHDPRALLGDACGLTSALFYAAYQVGVQQARQRLATAPLMAAVTLLAALVLWPFAWFEGRLWPTAAIGWVWLVGLALLVQIGGQVVIAYAVRRLNPALSSVGLLVQPAMAVVYAWVLLGQALAGWQIAGAALVLVGIYLARRGM, encoded by the coding sequence ATGGATTTCCTGGTTCTACTCCTGGGCGGCGCCGTGCTCGGCCTCGCCGGTGTGTTCGTGCATCTGGCCGACACCTCCGCGAACATCGGCCCCTTTGCCAGCGCGTTCTGGCGCATGGCCATCGCCGCCCCGCTGCTGCTGGCCTGGGTGGCTTGGCAGCGGCAGCCGGTCACCATCGTGGCACTGTCCGAGGCTGCAGCCGAGCCGCCCGGCACCGTGCAACTGCAGCACCGCCCCGCCCGCAACGCGCCGCCGGCGCTGCTGCAACACTGGCCGACGCGCTGGCTGACGGTGTTCACCGCGACCATGTTCGCGCTCGACCTGCTGCTGTTCCATGTCGCTGCCATCTGGACCACCGTGGGCAACGCCACGCTCGAATCGAACTTCGCCCCTGTGGTCATCGCGCTGGCGTTCTGGGCCATCACCCGGGTGGCGCCGAGTTCGGTCTACGTCACCGGGCTGGTGGCGGCGCTGGCGGGCGCCAGCCTGATGATCGGCCCGAATTTCCACGACCCGCGCGCCCTGCTGGGCGACGCCTGCGGCCTGACCTCGGCGCTGTTCTACGCCGCCTACCAGGTGGGCGTGCAGCAGGCCCGCCAGCGGTTGGCGACCGCGCCGCTGATGGCCGCCGTCACCCTGCTGGCGGCGCTGGTGCTGTGGCCCTTCGCCTGGTTCGAGGGCCGGCTGTGGCCCACCGCCGCCATCGGCTGGGTCTGGCTGGTGGGCCTGGCGCTGCTGGTGCAGATTGGCGGCCAGGTGGTCATTGCCTACGCCGTGCGCCGGCTCAATCCGGCCCTGTCCTCGGTCGGCCTGCTGGTGCAGCCGGCCATGGCGGTGGTCTATGCCTGGGTGCTGCTGGGGCAGGCGTTGGCCGGCTGGCAGATCGCCGGCGCGGCGCTGGTGCTGGTTGGCATTTACCTGGCGCGGCGCGGCATGTAG
- a CDS encoding gamma-glutamyltransferase family protein, whose translation MSGAAMQVFGSHATYPSTRLPLFARNVVATSQPLAAQAGLRMLLAGGNAVDAAIASAAALTILEPVSNGLGSDAFCILWDGRQLHGLNASGTAPAAWTPAYFQRKYGMDARQPPKRGWDSVTVPGAVAAWAALSARFGKLPFADVLQPAIDYAERGCAVPVVVQRKWAAAAGDAELTRQPGFAAAFLPGGQAPALGEVFRFPAAARALRAIAATRGEAFYRGEIAAALAAHAREHGGAMTEADLAGYAPQWVQPLEQDYRGHTLHEIPPNGQGIAALMALGMLRRFELGSLKVDAAATQHLMIEAMKLAFADIYRHVAEPGAMACAPEHLLDPDYLAERARCIDPSRAQDFGPGALPRGGTVYLSTADADGMMVSFIQSNYMGFGSGVVLPDWGVSLQNRGHAFSLDAAHANVAAPGKRPFHTIIPAFLTRAGQPLMAFGVMGAHMQPQGHVQTLARMLDWGQNPQTACDAPRWLVNHDGSLSLEASLDAAVAQGLAALGHRLTTIRDSYQDFGAGQFIWRLGDPAVDGYVAASDPRRDGQAVGF comes from the coding sequence ATGAGCGGCGCGGCGATGCAGGTCTTCGGCAGCCACGCCACTTACCCCAGCACGCGTCTGCCGCTGTTCGCGCGCAACGTGGTGGCCACCTCGCAGCCGCTGGCGGCGCAGGCCGGCTTGCGCATGCTGCTGGCTGGCGGCAATGCGGTGGACGCGGCCATCGCCAGCGCCGCGGCGCTCACCATCCTGGAACCGGTGAGCAACGGCCTGGGGTCCGACGCCTTTTGCATCTTGTGGGATGGCCGGCAACTCCACGGCCTGAACGCCTCGGGCACGGCACCTGCGGCATGGACCCCGGCCTACTTCCAGCGCAAGTACGGCATGGATGCGCGGCAGCCACCCAAGCGCGGCTGGGACAGCGTGACCGTGCCCGGCGCCGTGGCCGCCTGGGCCGCGCTCTCGGCCAGGTTCGGCAAGCTGCCGTTTGCGGATGTGCTGCAACCCGCCATCGACTACGCCGAGCGCGGCTGCGCGGTGCCGGTGGTGGTGCAGCGGAAATGGGCGGCAGCGGCCGGTGACGCCGAGCTCACACGCCAACCCGGTTTCGCCGCGGCCTTCCTGCCCGGCGGGCAGGCGCCGGCGCTGGGCGAAGTCTTTCGCTTCCCCGCCGCCGCCCGCGCCCTGCGCGCCATTGCCGCGACGCGCGGCGAAGCCTTCTACCGTGGCGAGATTGCCGCGGCGCTGGCGGCGCACGCACGCGAGCACGGCGGCGCCATGACCGAGGCCGATCTCGCCGGCTACGCGCCGCAATGGGTGCAGCCGCTGGAGCAGGACTACCGCGGCCACACCTTGCACGAGATTCCACCCAACGGCCAGGGCATTGCCGCGCTGATGGCGCTGGGCATGCTGAGGCGCTTCGAGCTCGGCAGCCTGAAGGTGGACGCGGCCGCCACCCAGCACCTGATGATCGAGGCGATGAAGCTGGCCTTCGCCGACATCTACCGCCATGTCGCCGAACCCGGGGCCATGGCCTGCGCGCCCGAGCACCTGCTGGACCCCGATTACCTGGCCGAGCGCGCACGCTGCATCGACCCTTCCCGCGCGCAGGACTTCGGCCCCGGCGCCTTGCCGCGCGGCGGCACCGTCTACCTGAGCACCGCCGACGCCGACGGCATGATGGTCAGCTTCATCCAGAGCAACTACATGGGCTTCGGCTCCGGTGTGGTGCTGCCGGACTGGGGCGTGTCGCTGCAGAACCGCGGCCACGCCTTCAGCCTGGATGCGGCGCATGCCAACGTCGCCGCCCCGGGCAAGCGGCCGTTCCACACCATCATCCCCGCCTTTCTCACGCGTGCCGGCCAGCCGCTCATGGCCTTCGGCGTGATGGGCGCGCACATGCAGCCGCAAGGCCATGTGCAGACCCTCGCCCGCATGCTGGACTGGGGCCAGAACCCGCAAACCGCCTGCGACGCGCCGCGCTGGCTGGTGAACCACGACGGCAGCCTGAGCCTGGAAGCGAGCCTGGACGCGGCCGTGGCGCAAGGCCTGGCCGCGCTGGGGCACCGGCTCACGACCATCCGCGACAGCTACCAGGACTTCGGCGCCGGCCAGTTCATCTGGCGCCTGGGGGACCCGGCTGTCGACGGCTATGTCGCCGCCAGCGACCCGCGCCGCGACGGCCAGGCCGTGGGGTTCTGA
- a CDS encoding DUF2147 domain-containing protein — MSETRIIPLSPALRHDTGRQRLTQALARLLFALCLAGMASVSWAQALGIAGTWKTIDDKTGKPKALIRIVEQPDGSYSGTIIKSLVPGADPHRICTLCSGALKDQPMIGLTILTGLRQDAEHQHSFSGGEIVDPDSGKTYHCNARLVDDGAKLDVRGYIGISLFGRTQTWVREP, encoded by the coding sequence ATGTCTGAAACCCGCATCATCCCCCTCAGCCCCGCCCTGCGACATGACACCGGCCGCCAGCGGCTGACGCAGGCGCTGGCGCGTCTGCTGTTCGCGCTGTGCCTGGCCGGCATGGCCAGCGTGAGCTGGGCGCAGGCCCTGGGCATTGCCGGCACCTGGAAGACCATCGACGACAAGACCGGCAAGCCCAAGGCGCTGATTCGCATCGTCGAACAACCGGACGGCAGCTACAGCGGCACCATCATCAAGAGTCTGGTGCCCGGTGCCGACCCGCACCGCATCTGCACCCTGTGCAGCGGCGCGCTGAAGGACCAGCCGATGATCGGCCTGACCATCCTCACCGGCTTGCGCCAGGACGCCGAACACCAGCACAGTTTCAGCGGCGGCGAGATCGTCGACCCCGACAGCGGCAAGACCTACCACTGCAACGCCAGACTGGTGGACGACGGCGCCAAGCTGGACGTGCGCGGCTACATCGGCATCTCGCTGTTCGGCCGCACCCAGACCTGGGTGCGCGAGCCATGA
- a CDS encoding DDE-type integrase/transposase/recombinase, producing the protein MNRLPIEKRAQIIGLLVEGNSMRAITRLVGVSINTVTKLLEDVGFSCSLYQNEVMRNLPCKRVQCDEIWAFCGSKEKNVTAEHRGELGYGDVYTWTAIDADTKLVPSFLVGRRDASYAHEFIQDLAGRMASRVQLTTDGHKAYITAVEAAFSGEIDYAMLVKLYGEAPKEDQRRYSLTEFRGTTQGVVSGNPDPKHISTSYVERQNLTMRMSMRRFTRLTNGFSKKVQNLEHAVSLHFMHYNFARIHKTLRVTPAMEAGIADHAWTLEEIARLAD; encoded by the coding sequence ATGAACCGACTCCCCATTGAGAAGCGCGCACAGATCATCGGCCTCCTGGTCGAGGGAAACAGCATGCGCGCCATCACGCGGCTTGTCGGGGTATCGATCAACACCGTCACGAAACTGCTTGAGGATGTTGGTTTTTCCTGCTCGCTCTATCAGAACGAGGTCATGCGCAACCTGCCGTGCAAGCGCGTGCAGTGCGATGAAATCTGGGCCTTCTGCGGCAGCAAGGAAAAGAACGTCACAGCCGAGCATCGTGGTGAGCTTGGCTATGGCGACGTGTACACCTGGACGGCAATCGATGCCGACACCAAACTCGTACCCTCGTTCCTAGTCGGTCGTCGGGACGCGTCCTATGCGCATGAGTTCATCCAGGATTTGGCTGGGCGTATGGCAAGTCGCGTACAGCTGACCACGGATGGTCACAAGGCATACATCACCGCCGTCGAAGCAGCCTTCTCAGGCGAGATCGACTACGCCATGCTGGTCAAGCTGTACGGCGAAGCGCCGAAGGAAGATCAGCGCCGCTACAGCCTGACCGAGTTCCGTGGCACCACCCAAGGCGTCGTGTCGGGCAACCCTGACCCGAAGCACATCTCGACCAGCTACGTCGAGCGCCAGAATCTCACAATGCGCATGAGCATGCGTCGCTTCACGCGGCTGACCAATGGGTTCAGCAAGAAGGTACAGAACCTGGAGCATGCGGTGTCGCTGCACTTCATGCACTACAACTTCGCTCGCATCCACAAGACTCTGCGCGTGACGCCGGCCATGGAAGCCGGCATCGCCGATCACGCCTGGACGCTGGAAGAGATCGCGCGGTTGGCCGACTGA
- a CDS encoding histone H1, which produces MKARSTKKLDLNQLAKAIVDEATGEIPKVIMATPKQRAGQAGGLKGGKSRMSALTPDERKALAMKGVAARQKAPAPAGAVEVKK; this is translated from the coding sequence ATGAAAGCACGTTCAACCAAGAAGCTTGATCTGAACCAGCTAGCCAAGGCCATTGTTGACGAGGCGACCGGAGAAATTCCAAAGGTCATTATGGCTACGCCAAAGCAACGCGCAGGCCAAGCAGGCGGACTAAAGGGTGGAAAGTCGCGCATGTCCGCGCTGACGCCCGATGAGCGAAAGGCTCTTGCGATGAAGGGCGTTGCTGCGCGACAAAAGGCCCCGGCTCCTGCCGGGGCGGTTGAAGTTAAGAAGTGA